Proteins encoded together in one Halorubellus sp. JP-L1 window:
- a CDS encoding archaemetzincin family Zn-dependent metalloprotease, with product MLVDIVPVGEVPAHVKRAASEGLRSVYGCDVTVHDPQSLPRDAFDTQRSQYAAEEFIQLAERVGSGSKNIAVTTKDLFYRRRNYVFGLAYLDGSGSVVSTYRLQTSSDGGLAESDSEDVYQDRIRKEIVHEIGHTLGLEHCDNKRCVMNFSPTVREVDVKEETLCGTCQRQVL from the coding sequence CGCGCCGCCTCCGAGGGACTTCGATCTGTCTATGGGTGCGACGTCACCGTCCACGACCCCCAGTCCCTCCCCCGGGACGCCTTCGACACGCAGCGCAGCCAGTACGCAGCCGAAGAGTTCATCCAGCTCGCCGAGCGCGTCGGCTCGGGCTCGAAGAACATCGCGGTCACGACCAAGGACCTCTTCTATCGCCGCCGGAACTACGTGTTCGGGCTCGCGTACCTCGACGGGAGCGGGAGCGTCGTCTCGACGTACCGCCTCCAGACGTCGAGCGACGGCGGGCTCGCCGAGTCAGACTCCGAGGACGTCTACCAGGACCGCATCCGGAAGGAGATCGTGCACGAGATCGGGCACACGCTCGGGCTCGAGCACTGCGACAACAAGCGCTGCGTGATGAACTTCTCCCCGACCGTCCGCGAGGTGGACGTCAAAGAGGAGACGCTCTGTGGCACGTGCCAGCGACAGGTCCTCTGA